DNA sequence from the uncultured Ilyobacter sp. genome:
CTAAAGAAAACTTCATACTTCACACTCAATTTTTTTGAAAATAAAAAAAGGTAGCTGCAAAGTCTACCTTTCTTGTCTTAATTCTGTCTAGCCCACATATATACAACCAAAGCAAAGTGAGCCAAGGCCATAACGGGAACACCGTATTTAAAATACCACTTCCTTGTTTTGTGATTAAAAACCTTCATACTTATGAGAGCCCCTATACTTCCTCCAAATAAGGCCATAAGAATAAGTCTCAGTTCAGGTACTCTGTCCCTGTCATTTTTAGCCTGGACCTTGTCAAATGAATATACAATAAATGCAGAAATATTCATTACTGCTAGAAAAATAAAAAATATTTTTAAAAAAGTAATTTCCATCAGTTTTCTCCTTTAAATAATTTTATAAGTTATTTTAATATACATCAAAATAATTTTTTTTCAATATTTTCTTTTATTTAATTAAGCAAATTTAATGAAGCCCTTAAAAATCAAGACTTTTAATTTCATCCCCTTGTATTATCAGAACATAATGTTCGTTTAACAATAAAATTTTTCTACTTTTATATTTACAAACACAAAAAAGTGTAATATATTTGTGGTGTATAAAGGTCTTCAACAGCATATTTATTTATTCTATTCTGTATTTAAAGAGACCTTTCAAACTTTTGGGTTTCATCCATTGAGGCCTTTTTTTAATTCTAAATTTTTATACTAGGAGGTGCTCAGGGAGTCTAAACTTTAGTTGGTCAATGGTTCTTTTCTGCCAATTGACAAAATTATTGCAAATTATCAAAAATGAAAGTAAAAATTAAGGGAGGAATTTAATGAAATTTGATTTGATTGCTTTTATGATGGACCAGTTTGTTTTAATGTTTGTTGCCGTTGTTACAGGGATGATACTTGGTAAACTTTTAAAAATAGGAACTTCAGGGACACTATTTACAGGACTTGGAATGGGATGGGCAGTGAGGAAGATGGCAGTTGAGACTGTCGCAGCAGGAGACGTTGCTGGTCACGTAAAAGCGGCAGAAAAACTTTTAAAAATATCTGTTGTAGATAAGATGTTCTTCTTACTTTTCTTGATATTATTCGTTGCAGCTGTGGGACTTCTTGCAGCAGATAAGATAGGTATCATTATTAAAAAATATGGTGCAAAATTTATAATTCTTGGATTCATCATTACTCTTTTAGGAGCTGCCACTACTTATGGTCTGACTCTTATGAGTAAAAATGCCAGCCCTTATGAGGTTTCAGGAGTTTATACAGGAGCTCTTACAAGTTCTCCAGGACTTGCAGCGGCTATCGAGACAGCCAGAGAACACGCTAGAGAATGGGCTGGAGAGTATAGCGAACTAGATGATCACGACAAAGGAAGAATATTAAATATCCTTGGTGAAGAGGGATTAACTCTTGAAAATACAGACTCTCTTACACCTGCACAAATCGATAAATTTGTAGTAAATGCAGAAGCAGGAGTTGGAGTAGGACACGCAATCGGATATCCATTTGGAGTAATAATAGTTATCATAGCTATGAGATTCTTCCCACTTATATTCAGATTGAATGTAGACGAAGAATATAAAAAGTTTAACGAAGAGATGGCAGCAGCAGAAGCAGCTGGAGGAGTAAAAGAGATAGAAACTGTAACTTTTGACCTAACAGCATTCATACTTGCTTGTGCAGTAGGTTACTTTATCGGTAAGATAAAAATCTTCTTAGGACCTCTTGGTTACTTCGGACTTGGTTCTACAGGTGGAGTACTAATCGCAGCTCTTGTATTTGGTTACATCGGTAAAATCGGAATGTTCCACTTCAGAATGGATAAGAAAATTCTATCTGCAATAAGAGAGGTAGGTCTTGCCCTTTTCCTTGCTATAGTTGGGCTTAGATATGGATTCGCAGTTATTGATTCACTTACTGGATCAGGACTTTTCTTAGCATTTGTTTCACTAATGGTTGGAGTAATTGCAATGACAATAGGATTCATCGTAGGAAAATACTTCATGGGAATCAACTGGATCATGCTTTCTGGAGCTATCTGTGGTGGTATGACATCTACTCCTGGACTAGGAGTGGCAATCGATGCAGTAGGTAACGATGACCCTGCAGCAGGATATGGAGCTACATACCCATTTGCACTCTTTGGGATGGTTTTATTTACTATAATACTCCACAAATTGCCAATGTAAGACCTATAAATATCAAAATGGCAGTGAATTCACTGCCATTTTTTATTTGCTTCTTTATTTATATTTATTTTTTTCTATAAGAAAGTGCCTCTAAAATATCCCCTTTATCTATATACTCTCTGTTTTCAAGATCAGCTATTGTCCTTGCAACTTTCAAGGTTTTATCATAACCCCTAGCAGAAAGACCCAGACTTTCAATGGCACCTTTCAATAACTTCAAGCTTTCCTCATCTAATTTACAATATTTTTTTATCTCCTTCTGGGTCATATTGGAGTTTAGCTTTCCATCTCCCATCCTGATTCTCTGATTTTCTCTGGCTGCTTCCACCCTACTTCTTATGGTTTCAGAACTCTCGCCTTCGCCGTAATTTAAAAGTTCTTCTGTTTTTAGTTTTTTGACTTCAACATAGAGGTCCATCCTGTCAACAATGGGCCCTGAGATTTTCTTCTTATAGTTATTTATCTGATGCTGGGTGCAGGTGCACTTTCCTCCCTCTTCAAAAAGTAAGCCACAATTACATGGGTTACTGGCCAATATCAAAATAAAGTCTGTGGGGAAATCAACCCTGTAAGAAGCCCTTGTAATGGAAATTTTTCTGTCTTCCACAGGCTGTCTTAAGGTTTCCAGGACATTTTTAGGAAATTCTGTAGCCTCATCTAAAAAAAGTACCCCTGTATGAGCCAAGGTTATCTCTCCAGCCTTAGGAACTCTTCCACCTCCTACCAGGGCAACAACTGATGAGGAATGATGTGGATTTCTAAAGGGCCTTCTGTTTACAATGGGAAAATTCCCGTCTAAAAGTCCGTTGCTGCTATATATCTTGGTAGACTCCACTATCTCTTTTTGAGTCATCCTTGGCATAATTGTAGGAAGTCTTTTAGCCAGCATTGATTTCCCTGATCCCGGACTTCCTACCATGAAGAGATTGTGTCCTCCTGCTGCTGATATTTCAAGGGCTCTTTTAGCGGCATACTGTCCCTTTACCTCTTTAAAATCAAAATTATAACTATTTTCTTTGTATTCATCTGTTAGCTCCTCATCATAACTCTGGATTTTACCCTCGTCAATGAATTCTAACACTTCCTTCAAACTTCTCACAGGGATAACCTCTATACCCTCTATCATCACGGCTTCCCTCATATTTTCCTTGGGAATGACTATCCCTCTCATTCCCTTCTCCTTTGCACATATGACGGCATTTATGACTCCACTAGTTCTTTTCACGCTCCCTCCCAAAGACAGCTCCCCTATAAACATATAATCCGAAAGTCTGGTTTCGTCTTTGATATATTCAAAAGACCTCATTATACCTATTGCTATAGGCAGATCAAACTGTGGCCCCTCTTTTTTAATCCCTGCAGGAGAAAGGTTCACAAGTATTCTTTTTGGATTCATACTAAAACCGCAGTTTTTAATTGCAGCCTTTACCCTTTCCCGACTCTCTGATATTGCCGCATCTGCAAGACCTACTATATTAAAAATCGGCAGCCCGTTGCTTATATCAACTTCCACTTCCACCTGGTACGGATCTATTCCCAGAAAACCTGAACTCAAAACTTTAGCAAGCATTTCATCACCCCACTCTATACTTTTTCCCATATATTTTTTCTTTTTCTCACAAACTTTCCTTTTTTATTTCTCCAGATCAAAGAATGAAAAGATTATTTCCCAAGCTAAAAAATAAAACAGGTATAAAAATATAACACTGAGATTAAAAATAGATACTTTTAATAAACACATTGGTGTTAATAAAAAAAAGGACTTAAAAACACTTTTTTTTATTAAAATCCTGTGTTAGAATTACATGTAGTTATTTTATTTAGGAGGAGAATATATGAAAAAGATTTTTGCATTTCTGATGGTTGTTATGATGCTAGCATTCACTGCCTGCGGAAGTAAAGAAGAAGCAGCAAAAGAAGAAACTTTAAAAGTTGGAATAGTTCTTTCCATAGGAGGACTTGGAGATAAGTCTTTCAACGATTCAGCCTATAGAGGTCTAGAACAAGCCAAAAAAGACCTAGGAATCGAATTTAAATACGTAGAGCCTGCATCACCTGCAGAGGACGAGCAGTTCCTTAGAGAGTTTGCTGAAGCTGGCTATGACTTAGTTGTTGCTACTGGATTCCTTATGAAAGATGCAACTGAAAAAATGGCCAAGGAGTTTCCTGATGTCAAGTTTGCAATTATTGACGAAGTAATCGAACTTCCAAATGTATCTTCACTTGTTTTCTCTGAAGATGAAGGTTCATTCTTAGTTGGAGCATTAGCTGCTATGATGAGTGAAACCAACACTGTTGGATTTGTCGGTGGAATGGAAGTTCCTCTTATCAAAAAATTCCAGAGAGGATATGAGATGGGGGCTAAGTATGTGAACCCAGACATAAAAGTTCTTGGACTATTTACTTCTGGACCAAATCCTTTCAACGACCCTGTTAGAGGTAAAGAAAATGCTCTTTCACTTATCAAGCAAGGAGCAGACGTTGTATACCATGCAGCAGGAGGAACTGGTGTAGGGGTTATAGATGCAGCAAAAGAGGCTGGAGTCTATGCTATCGGTGTAGATTCAAACCAAGACAATGTTGCTCCAGGAACAGTTCTTACTTCTATGATCAAAAATGTTGATGTAGCAGTATATGACACAGTACAGCAGGTTTTAGACAACAATTTCCAAGCAGGTATCAACAGATTCGGAGTAGCTGAAGACGGAGTTGGTACAAGTGATTTTGCAAATACAAAAGATGTTATCGGAGAAGAAAAATTAAATAAATTAAACGAGATAAAAGAAAAAATTATAAATGGTGAAATTAAATTCTAATCAATCTCTTAGTTTTTTAGGTTTCCAGATTTAGCTCTGGAAACCTTTTTTTATTCTCAAAATAAACTAAACTGACAATCTAGTATAAAAAAAGACACTCAATTAAGAGTGCCTAAGTTTATACTAAACCTTATTATCTTTTCTCAAAAAGCTCAGAAATAGATTCGTTATTTACAATTCTCTTTATTGCTTCTGCAAAAAGTAGATCTACAGAAAGTACTTTTATTTTTCCTATTTTCTTTTCTTCAACAAGATTTATAGAGTCTGTCACAACAACCTCTTTAAGTGGTGAAGATTCAAGTCTTTCCATTGCAGGACCTGATAAAATTCCATGCGTACAGCAAGCATATGCCTCTTTAGCACCTCTTTTTATTATGGCTTCAGCACCGTTTGTTATTGTCCCAGCTGTATCTATCATATCATCGATAAATATCGCAGTTTTACCCTCTACTTCTCCTATGAGGTTCATAACCTCTGACATGTTTGGTTTTGGTCTTCTTTTGTCGATAATGGCTATTTTACAGTCTAGCCATTCAGATAATTTTCTTGCTCTTTTCACTCCTCCAACATCTGGAGATACTACTACTACGTTGTCACCACTTAAGCCCTTCTCTATAAAGTATTTTGCTAGAATAGGCAAAGCTTGCAGGTGATCCACAGGAATATCAAAGAATCCTTGAATCTGGTTAGCGTGAAGATCCATAGTTAAAATTCTAGAAGCTCCAGCTACAGTTAAAAGGTTAGCTACGAGTTTAGATGTAATTGGCTCTCTTGGACTCGCCTTTCTATCTTGTCTTGCATATCCATAATAAGGGATAACCACATTTATCGTTTTTACTGAAGCTCTTTTTAGAGCATCAATAAATATCAAAAGCTCCATAAGATTTTCATTTACCGGCTCTGAAGTAGACTGGACGATAAATACATCGCATCCTCTTACCGTTTCGTTGATTCTTGCGTAAATTTCACCATCTTTAAACCTGACAATATTTGCGTCTCCCAAAGGAAGTCCACATTTTTCAGCGATTTTTCTGGCTAAGTTGATATTTGAATTCCCTGTAAAAATCTTTACATCTCTCGCTTCTCTTATCATTACTTTTTATTCCACTCCTTTTTAATTGTCTGCTTACTTCTAGCCACTCCCAGTGCATTTGAAGGAATATCTTTTGTGATTACCGAACCTGCTCCGGTAAGTGCGTTGTCACCTATCTCTAGTGGTGCCACAAGCATACTATCACTTCCTATAAATACATCTTTACCAATTTTTGTCTTGTGTTTGTTCTTACCATCGTAGTTACATGTGATAGTTCCAGCCCCTATATTGGTGTCTGACCCTATCTCAGCATCTCCAAGATAAGTAAGATGCCCTGCCTTTACCCCTGTTTCTAGCACAGATTTTTTCACTTCCACAAAGTTACCTATGTGTACTTTTTCTTTCAGGTGCGATTTCGGTCTGATATGAGCAAAAGGACCTATAGTCACTCCCTGTTCCAAAATACTTTCTTTAATTACTGAACTTTGTATATTAACATTGTTACCAATTTTGGAATCTAATATTCTTGTGTTTCCTATTATTTCACAGTTTTTTCCTATGGTGGTCTCGCCCTGAAGCAAGGCTCCTGGGTAAATTACAGTATCTGCCCCTATCTCTACACTATCTTCTATATATGTATTTTTAGGATCTATCAATATAACTCCGTTATTCATCAGATCTAGATTTTTTCTATTTCTAAGTACAGCCTCTGCCTCTGCGAGCTGGACTTTAGAATTTACTCCCAAAACCTCTTCATTGTTTTCAAGTATGTAAGTCTCTACCTTTTCACCGTCATTTACATTTATAGCGATAACATCAGTCAGATAATACTCATTTTTTTCAACATGTTTCTCTATCTTAGAAAGAGCCTTGAAAAGTTTCTTTGAATCAAAACAGTAAACTCCCGCATTGATCTCCTTTATCTTCTTTTCATTCTCTGTTGCTTCCTTTTCCTCTACTATGGCACTAACCAGGCCATTTTCCTTTACTATTCTTCCATACCCATAGGGGTCTTCAACTATAGAAGTCAAAATGGTCGTTACAGCCCCAGATTCCCTATGTTTTTTATGCATTTTTTCCAATGTTTCAGAAGTTAGAAGAGGTGTGTCTCCGCACACTACCATTATATCTCCATCATAATCTTTAAGCTTTTCTTCTGACATCATTATAGCGTGTCCAGTTCCTAGTTGTTTTTCCTGTACTACGTACTCTACATCACCTAGAGAATCAAGGATCATCTCTTTTTCATGACCCAAAATCAGGATGTTTTCCTGAGAATTTAGGTTGTTAAGAACCTCTATAATTTTCTTTATCATAGGAATTCCGTTTACCTTGTGCAAAACTTTTGGTAGATCTGACTTCATTCTAGTGCCTTTTCCTGCAGCTAAAATCAAAGTTTTCAAATTCATAAAATTTCCCCCAGTATAAAATTTCCTAAACAAAATCTAGAAAATTATAACATAGTTGCCATTATTTTTCAATATATTCAAAATTTCCACATAATTGCATAAAAGGCCCTCAATAGCATCAAATTCCTTTCTCTTTCCCCTTTTTTATAAACTCTTTCATAAGAGGCGAGAAATGCTTGTCCTTATGGTGTATCAGATTAAATTCCCTATCTATTTCAAAATTTTTCAGTTTATATCCCCTAAGTTTCCCTTCGTCTAACTCTTTTTTTACAGTTAGCTTAGAAAGACAGCTTATTCCCAGTCCTGTCATTATAATCTCTTTTATCGCCTCAGTATTCCCTAAAGTGAAGGATTCTTTATATTTTATGTGGTTATTTTTCATAGCCGCTTCAAAAACTTTTCGGGTTCCGCTTCCCTCTTCTCTTAAAATAAATTTTTCGGATTTAAGGTCGCTTTCATCTATCTCTTGATGTTCTCCCCACTTATGGTTAGGGTGGGTTATTATTATAAGCTCATCCTTCCATATCTCTTCACTTTTTATCTCGTTCATATCCACTTCAGCTTCCACAAAGGCCATATCTATATCATTTTTTAGAATCATATTTGCAATATCTTCAGTATTTCCGATTTTCAAGGAAATATCTATTTCTGGATAGTCCTTTATAAATTCTCTTATGATCTGGGGCATCACATATATACCTATTGTAGAACTAGCACCTATCTTTAGTTTACCTTTTTTCAAATCTTTTTTTTCATCTAAGACCTCTTCAAACTCTTGATAGAGGTTCATCATTCTTCTTGAGTAAGTCTTAAAAAGTTCTCCTTCGTCAGTTAGATAAAGTCTTTTTCCCAAACGATTAAACAATTTAACCCCTAGCTCCTCCTCCATCTCTTTTATCATCTGGCTTATCGCCGGTTGACTTATGTACATCTCCTTTGAGACCGTGGTCATATTCAGCTTTTCTGCAACACAATAGAATATCTCCAATTTTCTAAGGGTCATCCTTACCTCCGTATTTGTCCAAAATCACAACAAAACCCTCTGAATCACAGAGGGCTTCAATTTTTATTATATTTTCCCTTTTAACATTTCATAAAATGTCTTTTCATCCAGTTTCTTAAAGTCGTCGATAGAGCAGCTTTCCCCTATACAATGAGTCAGCTGTATAGTGAGAGCTGACACAGAGAGCTTTATCTCAAGGGCAGACATTACAAGAGAGCACACTAAAAGAACTAGGCTGATAAAAAAGAATGCCTCACCTAAAAATATCTGGTTTAAAAAAAGAGCCAATATTGATAACACTGATAATATCAGCGCCAGTATAGCTACAAACTGCATATTTTTTGTGAGTCTTACTCTTTTTTTCAAGTTCACTATCTGTCTCAATACTCCCTCTGTAGTTTCTCCTTGAAGCATGGCCTTTTCATGGAGCTGTCTTATTAAAGCAGCCATCGCCAAAAACCTGCTTGTATAAGCTATCATCAAAAGAGATACAGTTGAAAATAAAAGTGCTGGTGTAGTTAAAGTAAGTTCCATTTTTATCCCCTCCTATAGAGCCCCTCTCGTCAATTTTTCATAGGCTTCGTTTATTTCCTTAAATTTTTTTTCGTGATACTCTTTTACATCATCATCAGAGGTTGCATATCTGTCTGGGTGATGTTTTCTAGCCATATCTCTGTAAGCTTTTTTTATCTCTTCCTGAGTGGCACCCTTGTTTATTCCTAGTAGGTTGTAGTATTTAGTTGTGTCTTCAAAGCCTCCGAAGTTATTTCCTGGATACCCATTTCCGGTCCTTTGATAATGACCGCCACTTTGACCACCGGTTCTTCTAAAAAACTCGTCAAAGTCTGCGTTTCCTCCAAAATGATAATAATGGGTTCTTCCTGTACTCTTCGGATTATTCTTATTCCTGAAATAACTGATAATAAGAAGTATGAGTATAACCGGGAAAAAGTTTATAATAATAAATCCAAAAAACGTAAATAATAGCCACAAAATAACTATAAAGGGCAAAGCTCTAACTGCGTTAGTCGGACCTAAAAATAAAACGAAAATTATAAATAGCCCCATAAACAGTAATATCATCAAATAACACCTCTTCTTTTTATAATTAAAAAAATTATAATACATATTTTAAAAACAATTATAACCTTAGTTATAATAAAAGTCAAATCTCATTAGTTCGACGAAAAATACATATAATAAGTTTAAAAACCTCCCAATGGGAGGTTTTTTCTAAGCACATTCAAGTTCTTGTTTTAAAAACATTATCTTATTTTTTATCTCTTCATCTCTAGGATCTATTTCATATGCCGTTATATATTCTTTTAAAGCTCTCTTTATTCTTCCCATATCTTCATATTTTTTGGCAAAATCAAGATGTGCCGTATAAATATCAAAGTCTAAAAATATTGCAAAATCATAACTCTTTATAGCTGATATGATGTCCCCGTTTCTAGAATATGCATTCCCCAAAAGAAAATAAACAAATGGTGCATCTGGAGCTACATCTAAAGATCTATTAAAATATTCTATCGCCTTAGGTTCTATATCCAACTCATAATAAAGATATCCTAAAAAAGCTAAAAAATCTGCATTTTCAGGCTCTAGTCTTATGAGTTTTTCATAAATTTTGATGGCTTCCTTGGCTTCTTTTTTATAATATAGAATTGCAGCCAATTCTCTAAGTAGTTCAATATCAGTAGAATTTTCTAGTAAAAGCATTCTAACTTCTTCCTCTCTACTAGAGAGGTCTTTATTCACACAATACTCTTTAAAAATTTCTGTCCTAAGCATAAGATTCGCTAATAACTAGCTTTCCCCCCTTTAAAGTTATACTGCCTATACCCCCCTTAACCATATGCTTCATTATAGCACGAAATGATAAAAAGTGAAATGGTTTTATTTTAGTCCATTTTTGTCTGAATATGTTAAATAATCGATCTTTTTTGATTTTTTATTCATCTAAATATTAATTTTTTAAGGTTGAAATATTCTCAACTGAAACTATCTTTGAATATCCCATAGAAGACCTTTTTTAATTGTAATAGCTCACTTTAAGCAGTAAGACAAAAAAAAGCCCCTGCACAAGGCAGAGACTTTAAAAGTTATTATTATGCGTTTTTTGCAGTTTCAGCTAATTTTGAAAATTCAGCCGCATTGTTTACAGCAAGGTCAGAAAGTACTTTTCTGTCAAGCTCGATCCCAGATTTCTTAAGACCGTTCATGAACTGCGAATAAGTAAGTCCGTTTAATCTAGCAGCAGCATTTATTCTTATGATCCAAAGCTGTCTCATTTTTCTTTTTCTTACTTTTCTATCTCTAGTTGAAAAAGCCTCTGCTCTCATTACAGCTTGGTTAGCTTGTTTGAAAACGTCACCTGAAGCTCCTCTATACCCTTTAGCAGCATCTAAAACTTTTTTATGTCTTTTTCTTCTTACAACACCAGTTTTTACTCTAGACATTCTTCTAGTCCTCCTCTTTACAAAAATTTGATATTAAACATCAACTTAAAATAAGAAATTTATTATCTACCTTCTCCAGTTGGAAGTAGTACTCTCAACTTTCTAGCTGATCCTTCTCCAGCTACGAAGTCTTTTTTAAGTTTGTTTTTCTTGTTTCTTTTTTTCTTAGTTAAGATATGGCTTGTACCAGAATGTTTAACAACAAACTTCCCTTTAGCAGTTATCTTTACTCTTTTCTTAGTTCCTTTATGACTCTTCATCTTTGGCATATTAATAATCCTCCTCTCAAATATTTAAACTATTTTTTAGGCGTCAACATTAGATGCTTTTGCTTATCAAAATATTTTTTATCAACATCTGCAGTTTCAGAAAATCTTTCTGCAATCTGATCTAGAATTTTAATCCCGAGATCAGCGTGCATTCTTTCCCTTCCGAAAAGCATAAGAGTTACCTTCACCTTGTTTTCCTTAGCAAGAAATTTTTCAATCTTGCCAGCTTTTGTTTCAAAATCATGTTTATCGATTCTAGCTTTGAATTTAACTTCTTTCACAACAACAAGTTTTTGATTCTTTTTAGCTTCTTTGGCCTTTCTAGCCTGCTCGTATTTAAATTTTCCGTAATCCATTATTTTACATACTGGCGGAGTAGAATTTGAAGATACTTCTACCAAGTCAAGATCTCTTTCCATTGCCATTGAAAGAGCCTCTCTTGTGTTCATAACTCCTAATTGTTCCCCTGAGTCAGATATAACTCTTACCTCTCTAGCTCTTATTTTTCCATTAATTCTAGTCTTATCAGAAATAATAGACACCCCCTAGGATTGATTAAACAATAAAAAAACAGGACACAAAACGCCCTGCTCA
Encoded proteins:
- a CDS encoding BMP family ABC transporter substrate-binding protein yields the protein MKKIFAFLMVVMMLAFTACGSKEEAAKEETLKVGIVLSIGGLGDKSFNDSAYRGLEQAKKDLGIEFKYVEPASPAEDEQFLREFAEAGYDLVVATGFLMKDATEKMAKEFPDVKFAIIDEVIELPNVSSLVFSEDEGSFLVGALAAMMSETNTVGFVGGMEVPLIKKFQRGYEMGAKYVNPDIKVLGLFTSGPNPFNDPVRGKENALSLIKQGADVVYHAAGGTGVGVIDAAKEAGVYAIGVDSNQDNVAPGTVLTSMIKNVDVAVYDTVQQVLDNNFQAGINRFGVAEDGVGTSDFANTKDVIGEEKLNKLNEIKEKIINGEIKF
- a CDS encoding selenium metabolism-associated LysR family transcriptional regulator, coding for MTLRKLEIFYCVAEKLNMTTVSKEMYISQPAISQMIKEMEEELGVKLFNRLGKRLYLTDEGELFKTYSRRMMNLYQEFEEVLDEKKDLKKGKLKIGASSTIGIYVMPQIIREFIKDYPEIDISLKIGNTEDIANMILKNDIDMAFVEAEVDMNEIKSEEIWKDELIIITHPNHKWGEHQEIDESDLKSEKFILREEGSGTRKVFEAAMKNNHIKYKESFTLGNTEAIKEIIMTGLGISCLSKLTVKKELDEGKLRGYKLKNFEIDREFNLIHHKDKHFSPLMKEFIKKGKEKGI
- a CDS encoding DUF2721 domain-containing protein; the encoded protein is MELTLTTPALLFSTVSLLMIAYTSRFLAMAALIRQLHEKAMLQGETTEGVLRQIVNLKKRVRLTKNMQFVAILALILSVLSILALFLNQIFLGEAFFFISLVLLVCSLVMSALEIKLSVSALTIQLTHCIGESCSIDDFKKLDEKTFYEMLKGKI
- the infC gene encoding translation initiation factor IF-3 yields the protein MSIISDKTRINGKIRAREVRVISDSGEQLGVMNTREALSMAMERDLDLVEVSSNSTPPVCKIMDYGKFKYEQARKAKEAKKNQKLVVVKEVKFKARIDKHDFETKAGKIEKFLAKENKVKVTLMLFGRERMHADLGIKILDQIAERFSETADVDKKYFDKQKHLMLTPKK
- the rpmI gene encoding 50S ribosomal protein L35 gives rise to the protein MPKMKSHKGTKKRVKITAKGKFVVKHSGTSHILTKKKRNKKNKLKKDFVAGEGSARKLRVLLPTGEGR
- a CDS encoding DnaJ domain-containing protein; translation: MILLFMGLFIIFVLFLGPTNAVRALPFIVILWLLFTFFGFIIINFFPVILILLIISYFRNKNNPKSTGRTHYYHFGGNADFDEFFRRTGGQSGGHYQRTGNGYPGNNFGGFEDTTKYYNLLGINKGATQEEIKKAYRDMARKHHPDRYATSDDDVKEYHEKKFKEINEAYEKLTRGAL
- the rplT gene encoding 50S ribosomal protein L20 encodes the protein MSRVKTGVVRRKRHKKVLDAAKGYRGASGDVFKQANQAVMRAEAFSTRDRKVRKRKMRQLWIIRINAAARLNGLTYSQFMNGLKKSGIELDRKVLSDLAVNNAAEFSKLAETAKNA
- a CDS encoding ribose-phosphate diphosphokinase produces the protein MIREARDVKIFTGNSNINLARKIAEKCGLPLGDANIVRFKDGEIYARINETVRGCDVFIVQSTSEPVNENLMELLIFIDALKRASVKTINVVIPYYGYARQDRKASPREPITSKLVANLLTVAGASRILTMDLHANQIQGFFDIPVDHLQALPILAKYFIEKGLSGDNVVVVSPDVGGVKRARKLSEWLDCKIAIIDKRRPKPNMSEVMNLIGEVEGKTAIFIDDMIDTAGTITNGAEAIIKRGAKEAYACCTHGILSGPAMERLESSPLKEVVVTDSINLVEEKKIGKIKVLSVDLLFAEAIKRIVNNESISELFEKR
- a CDS encoding YifB family Mg chelatase-like AAA ATPase codes for the protein MLAKVLSSGFLGIDPYQVEVEVDISNGLPIFNIVGLADAAISESRERVKAAIKNCGFSMNPKRILVNLSPAGIKKEGPQFDLPIAIGIMRSFEYIKDETRLSDYMFIGELSLGGSVKRTSGVINAVICAKEKGMRGIVIPKENMREAVMIEGIEVIPVRSLKEVLEFIDEGKIQSYDEELTDEYKENSYNFDFKEVKGQYAAKRALEISAAGGHNLFMVGSPGSGKSMLAKRLPTIMPRMTQKEIVESTKIYSSNGLLDGNFPIVNRRPFRNPHHSSSVVALVGGGRVPKAGEITLAHTGVLFLDEATEFPKNVLETLRQPVEDRKISITRASYRVDFPTDFILILASNPCNCGLLFEEGGKCTCTQHQINNYKKKISGPIVDRMDLYVEVKKLKTEELLNYGEGESSETIRSRVEAARENQRIRMGDGKLNSNMTQKEIKKYCKLDEESLKLLKGAIESLGLSARGYDKTLKVARTIADLENREYIDKGDILEALSYRKK
- a CDS encoding tetratricopeptide repeat protein; this translates as MLRTEIFKEYCVNKDLSSREEEVRMLLLENSTDIELLRELAAILYYKKEAKEAIKIYEKLIRLEPENADFLAFLGYLYYELDIEPKAIEYFNRSLDVAPDAPFVYFLLGNAYSRNGDIISAIKSYDFAIFLDFDIYTAHLDFAKKYEDMGRIKRALKEYITAYEIDPRDEEIKNKIMFLKQELECA
- the glmU gene encoding bifunctional UDP-N-acetylglucosamine diphosphorylase/glucosamine-1-phosphate N-acetyltransferase GlmU, whose translation is MNLKTLILAAGKGTRMKSDLPKVLHKVNGIPMIKKIIEVLNNLNSQENILILGHEKEMILDSLGDVEYVVQEKQLGTGHAIMMSEEKLKDYDGDIMVVCGDTPLLTSETLEKMHKKHRESGAVTTILTSIVEDPYGYGRIVKENGLVSAIVEEKEATENEKKIKEINAGVYCFDSKKLFKALSKIEKHVEKNEYYLTDVIAINVNDGEKVETYILENNEEVLGVNSKVQLAEAEAVLRNRKNLDLMNNGVILIDPKNTYIEDSVEIGADTVIYPGALLQGETTIGKNCEIIGNTRILDSKIGNNVNIQSSVIKESILEQGVTIGPFAHIRPKSHLKEKVHIGNFVEVKKSVLETGVKAGHLTYLGDAEIGSDTNIGAGTITCNYDGKNKHKTKIGKDVFIGSDSMLVAPLEIGDNALTGAGSVITKDIPSNALGVARSKQTIKKEWNKK
- a CDS encoding DUF1294 domain-containing protein, whose product is MEITFLKIFFIFLAVMNISAFIVYSFDKVQAKNDRDRVPELRLILMALFGGSIGALISMKVFNHKTRKWYFKYGVPVMALAHFALVVYMWARQN